From Flavobacterium arcticum, the proteins below share one genomic window:
- a CDS encoding lipocalin-like domain-containing protein encodes MRKQLFFAPVLTIMLFLTACSGGDDSPAPVQNTDTTQLLGKWKIYKAEYENSEPVLYESNGACGREILEFQNDGEVSETLYIDDDCQFGGSGSYSWWVLENGAVAMGAQNSYHHIITVNGNELMVDATQEAGYKKYYNKLN; translated from the coding sequence ATGAGAAAACAATTGTTCTTTGCACCCGTATTAACCATTATGCTATTCCTAACCGCCTGTTCAGGTGGGGACGATTCACCAGCGCCAGTACAAAACACCGACACAACCCAACTGCTAGGCAAGTGGAAAATATATAAAGCCGAATATGAAAATTCAGAACCTGTACTGTATGAATCCAACGGCGCCTGCGGCCGTGAAATCCTAGAGTTTCAGAATGATGGTGAAGTAAGTGAGACCTTATATATAGATGATGATTGCCAGTTTGGCGGTTCGGGAAGCTATTCATGGTGGGTACTGGAGAATGGTGCAGTTGCCATGGGTGCGCAGAACAGCTACCATCATATTATTACGGTTAACGGCAATGAACTGATGGTAGATGCAACGCAGGAGGCTGGATACAAGAAATATTATAATAAGTTAAATTAG
- a CDS encoding class I SAM-dependent methyltransferase encodes MRTADRDKITEELTRIFDDDVQLLKIDSALVAPAHRRRLYWTNIPHVTVPEPTVINYANILENGYVDCDKANVLLSGNVTLTNGIFRHYKMNIGNIIYKNKDFAKLPTEEKLARYPSILADSGYKGKAHSVTDELDFPNGCYRHPSIREYSRLMTVPEDYVNGVAGVSKTEKLKTLGLAFTVDVVAHLLKGLA; translated from the coding sequence ATGAGGACGGCAGACAGGGATAAAATAACCGAAGAGCTAACCAGAATATTTGATGATGATGTCCAGCTATTGAAGATAGATTCGGCACTGGTGGCTCCAGCACACAGGAGAAGGCTGTATTGGACAAACATTCCCCATGTAACAGTTCCTGAGCCTACCGTCATCAATTATGCCAACATACTGGAAAATGGTTATGTGGACTGTGATAAGGCTAATGTGTTGCTGTCTGGAAATGTAACCCTGACGAATGGGATTTTCAGGCATTACAAAATGAATATCGGTAATATCATTTATAAGAATAAGGATTTTGCTAAACTGCCAACGGAAGAAAAGTTAGCTAGGTATCCCTCGATACTAGCCGATTCAGGATATAAAGGCAAAGCCCATAGCGTTACCGATGAGTTGGATTTTCCAAACGGGTGTTACCGTCACCCCAGCATCAGGGAATATTCAAGGCTTATGACAGTCCCTGAGGATTATGTTAACGGCGTTGCTGGTGTTTCAAAGACCGAAAAGCTAAAAACCTTGGGGCTTGCTTTTACCGTTGATGTTGTGGCACATCTCCTGAAGGGGCTGGCGTGA
- a CDS encoding DUF262 domain-containing protein produces the protein MENFKNVAEKYKIQIPIIQRDYAQGRMDRRASKIREGFLNSIAEVLGKSDELHLDFIYGSVKQDKFIPLDGQQRLTTLYLLYWYFGKKEEKEIDYLKNFTYETRASSREFCSKLVDSSINFLDTSISHQIKDSSWFLAYWENDPSIRAMLNMIDDIHQKFNDKSYYNNLDKITFNFFELEKFGLDDDLYIKMNARGKSLTEFENFKAKFEKYLIQFDNDLYLEFSQKIDNEWTDFFWKYGVNDKSFLIDRFFMNYFGYITEMIYYSNNRDTLTEESDFEQIKSLYRTREQIQFLFKSLDRLPYVVSCFGELFCTQKYEVNKVCLFDDDYNLLEKIIIGQPVNIQQKILLYIIVNHSLGSELDNNLKDLLRVARNLTYRIKHLKNGFIYYTNDLSFENIQSLLIFFLELINKEVYYELVNNDFDRTNTGISESSIQFEIDKAEIIQQDPNIKDEIFRLEDFKYLKGDIHNLLSSDITELHFYGNSIREIFDNKDSLIIRSLLTIDNYSLNIGWTILGDKFYFGNVNNWEVILTAPNKQSFYKSYFESFKLNNNSLNAVVSSYLKTNTNNDWRYYFIKYPEMTSSISDLSKDNNIFSWNGQYSLEKMGGSNLNAYHQNPYITTVAKKLGEQSYIVQYDSFSYLTCKELEVYSKGEGWLIYKFDKDLFGDLIPSYKLVEKKDYFLLTENEDKDRIEILCEFLTDVKERAT, from the coding sequence ATGGAAAATTTCAAAAACGTTGCTGAAAAATATAAAATCCAAATTCCTATTATTCAAAGGGATTATGCTCAAGGCCGAATGGACCGTAGAGCGTCAAAAATTAGAGAAGGGTTTCTAAACTCGATAGCTGAGGTCCTTGGAAAGAGTGACGAACTACATCTTGATTTTATTTATGGAAGCGTAAAACAAGATAAATTTATTCCTCTTGACGGCCAACAAAGACTTACAACCTTGTATTTACTCTATTGGTATTTTGGGAAAAAGGAGGAGAAAGAAATTGACTACCTTAAAAACTTTACGTATGAGACTCGAGCCAGTTCGAGGGAATTCTGTAGTAAACTTGTTGACAGTAGTATAAACTTTTTAGACACGAGCATTAGTCACCAAATTAAGGATAGTAGTTGGTTTTTGGCATATTGGGAAAATGACCCATCAATCAGAGCAATGTTAAACATGATTGACGATATCCATCAGAAGTTTAATGATAAATCATATTACAATAATTTAGATAAAATCACTTTCAACTTTTTTGAATTGGAAAAATTCGGCCTTGACGACGACCTTTATATTAAAATGAACGCCAGGGGAAAATCGCTAACTGAGTTTGAAAATTTTAAGGCAAAATTCGAAAAATATTTAATTCAATTTGATAACGACTTATACCTCGAATTCTCTCAGAAAATTGACAATGAGTGGACAGACTTTTTTTGGAAGTATGGCGTAAATGATAAAAGTTTCCTCATAGATAGATTCTTCATGAATTATTTCGGTTATATCACAGAGATGATTTATTACAGCAATAATAGGGACACTTTAACAGAAGAAAGCGATTTTGAACAAATAAAGTCTTTATATAGAACTAGAGAACAAATTCAATTTTTGTTTAAATCATTAGATAGGTTACCGTATGTCGTGAGTTGTTTTGGCGAGTTGTTTTGCACTCAAAAATACGAAGTAAATAAGGTTTGCCTTTTCGATGATGATTATAATCTTTTGGAAAAAATTATCATAGGGCAGCCAGTGAACATTCAACAGAAAATACTCCTGTACATTATCGTAAATCATTCTTTAGGGTCAGAATTGGATAATAATTTAAAAGACTTGCTGAGGGTTGCTCGAAATTTAACTTACCGAATAAAGCACTTAAAAAATGGATTTATTTACTACACCAATGATTTATCATTTGAAAACATTCAATCTTTATTAATTTTTTTTTTAGAGCTTATCAATAAAGAAGTGTATTACGAATTGGTTAATAATGATTTTGACAGGACAAATACTGGTATAAGCGAATCTTCAATACAATTTGAAATTGATAAGGCTGAAATAATCCAGCAAGACCCTAATATTAAAGATGAAATATTTCGACTCGAGGACTTTAAATATCTCAAGGGCGATATTCATAACTTACTATCTTCAGACATCACTGAGTTGCACTTTTATGGTAATTCAATTCGAGAAATATTTGATAACAAAGACAGTTTAATAATTAGGTCCTTACTTACAATTGATAACTATTCATTGAACATCGGTTGGACAATTTTAGGCGATAAATTTTATTTTGGAAACGTGAACAACTGGGAAGTTATACTTACTGCCCCTAACAAACAAAGCTTTTATAAAAGCTATTTCGAATCCTTTAAATTGAATAACAATTCTTTGAATGCTGTTGTTTCATCTTATTTAAAGACAAATACAAATAACGATTGGCGATATTACTTTATAAAGTATCCCGAAATGACATCATCGATTTCCGATTTATCAAAAGACAATAACATATTTTCTTGGAATGGTCAATACTCACTTGAAAAAATGGGGGGAAGCAATTTAAATGCATACCATCAAAATCCTTACATTACAACAGTCGCCAAAAAGCTAGGAGAGCAGTCATATATTGTACAATACGATTCATTTAGTTATTTAACCTGTAAAGAATTGGAAGTTTATTCCAAAGGTGAGGGCTGGTTGATTTACAAATTTGACAAAGACCTTTTCGGCGATTTAATTCCAAGTTACAAACTCGTGGAAAAAAAAGATTACTTTTTGTTGACTGAAAATGAAGATAAAGATAGAATTGAAATTTTGTGCGAGTTTTTAACTGACGTGAAAGAAAGGGCTACTTAA
- a CDS encoding helix-turn-helix domain-containing protein, producing MDKSVELLKLGSKIRELRMAKGLSQAKLGAIVFKDQQSIHKVETGEFNPTYIYLLEICEGLDITISELLDFKK from the coding sequence ATGGATAAGTCAGTAGAATTATTGAAGCTAGGGAGCAAGATAAGGGAGTTGAGAATGGCTAAAGGGCTTTCGCAAGCTAAATTAGGAGCTATAGTATTTAAGGATCAGCAATCCATTCATAAGGTAGAAACAGGGGAATTTAACCCTACATACATTTATTTGTTAGAAATATGCGAGGGTCTGGATATTACTATTTCGGAATTATTAGATTTTAAAAAATAG
- a CDS encoding recombinase family protein: MKRFVAYFRVSTSEQGKSGLGLEAQRTMVENYINSNNGIILNQFTEIETGTSKRRRTEIYKAIEFAKQNDAILVIAKIDRLARNVYFVSSLMEAGVEFVACDLPQATNFTIHLYAALAEMEGRLISERTKNALVEKKKRGCKLGTPENLTDEAKAKGIQVIRQKAAQNKANVQATALIVEYRSKGLSYDKIAAALNQLNFGTSQGKKHNSTSVRRLFLRKSDLQLQ; the protein is encoded by the coding sequence ATGAAACGATTTGTCGCATATTTCAGGGTGAGCACATCAGAGCAGGGAAAGTCAGGTTTGGGTCTGGAAGCCCAAAGAACAATGGTAGAAAATTACATCAATAGTAATAATGGAATTATATTAAATCAGTTTACGGAAATTGAGACAGGTACCTCTAAAAGGAGAAGGACAGAGATTTACAAGGCCATTGAATTTGCCAAACAAAATGATGCTATACTAGTAATCGCAAAGATAGACCGCCTTGCAAGGAATGTTTACTTTGTTAGCTCGCTAATGGAGGCTGGAGTGGAGTTTGTAGCTTGTGATTTACCACAGGCAACCAACTTCACCATCCATCTGTACGCCGCTTTGGCAGAGATGGAAGGCCGCCTTATATCGGAGCGTACTAAAAATGCGTTGGTCGAAAAAAAGAAGCGTGGCTGTAAGTTGGGCACACCTGAAAACCTGACTGATGAAGCTAAAGCAAAGGGAATACAGGTAATCAGGCAGAAGGCAGCCCAAAATAAAGCAAACGTACAGGCTACGGCTTTGATTGTAGAGTACCGAAGCAAAGGGCTAAGCTATGATAAGATTGCTGCTGCCCTTAACCAACTGAATTTCGGTACTTCACAAGGGAAAAAGCATAATTCTACAAGTGTAAGGCGATTATTTTTACGAAAGAGTGATTTACAATTGCAGTAG
- a CDS encoding DNA cytosine methyltransferase: MTENEKGINVLSLFDGISCAKLALERASVKINKYYSSEIDKSALKIQEHHYGADTNFIQLGDIRNINGLDLADEIDLVVFGSPCTNLSSINPVDRRGLEGSESRLFYEGY; the protein is encoded by the coding sequence ATGACAGAAAATGAAAAAGGAATTAATGTGCTATCCCTCTTCGATGGGATAAGCTGTGCTAAGCTCGCCCTAGAGAGAGCGAGTGTCAAAATAAATAAGTATTACAGTTCAGAGATTGACAAATCTGCCCTGAAAATCCAAGAGCATCATTATGGTGCTGACACTAACTTTATCCAGTTGGGCGATATAAGAAATATCAACGGATTGGATTTGGCCGATGAGATTGACTTGGTGGTATTCGGCTCGCCCTGTACTAACCTTTCATCTATCAACCCAGTTGACAGGCGAGGGCTGGAAGGCTCTGAATCAAGGCTGTTCTATGAGGGATACTAA